One Bradyrhizobium sp. CCGB12 genomic window carries:
- a CDS encoding dihydrodipicolinate synthase family protein: MPVTPQYNAQRPYRGVFPVAPTIFDERGELDLEGQRRCIDFMIDAGSNGLCILANFSEQFVLTDAERETVMHAVLDHVAGRVPVIVTTTHFSSAVCAARSQQAEAAGAAMVMVMPPYHGATFRVPEKGIVEFFKVLSGEINIPIMIQDAPVAGTPLSVELLARLARDFSNIRYFKIEVPFAAAKLRSLIEAGGKDIEGPWDGEEAITLLADLDAGATGAMTGGGYPDGIRQIIDPYFAGKREEAKAAYERWLPLINYENRQCGLSACKVMMQAGGVIKSDAVRHPLQPLHPATRAGLLELAQERDALALRWGK, from the coding sequence ATGCCGGTCACACCACAATACAACGCCCAGCGCCCCTATCGCGGCGTGTTCCCGGTTGCGCCCACCATCTTCGACGAGCGCGGCGAGCTCGACCTCGAGGGTCAGCGCCGCTGCATCGATTTCATGATCGATGCCGGCTCGAACGGTCTCTGCATTCTCGCCAATTTCTCCGAGCAGTTCGTGCTCACCGACGCCGAGCGCGAGACCGTGATGCATGCGGTGCTGGACCATGTGGCCGGCCGGGTTCCCGTGATCGTCACCACCACGCATTTCAGCTCGGCCGTGTGCGCCGCGCGAAGCCAGCAGGCCGAGGCGGCAGGTGCCGCCATGGTGATGGTGATGCCGCCCTATCACGGCGCGACCTTCCGCGTGCCCGAAAAGGGCATCGTCGAGTTCTTCAAGGTGCTGTCGGGCGAAATCAACATCCCGATCATGATCCAGGATGCGCCGGTTGCCGGCACGCCGCTCTCGGTCGAGCTGCTCGCGCGACTGGCGCGCGACTTCTCCAACATCCGCTATTTCAAGATCGAGGTGCCCTTCGCCGCCGCCAAGCTGCGCAGCCTGATCGAGGCGGGCGGCAAAGACATCGAGGGACCCTGGGACGGCGAGGAGGCGATCACGCTGTTGGCCGATCTCGATGCCGGCGCCACCGGCGCGATGACCGGCGGCGGCTATCCCGACGGCATCCGCCAGATCATCGATCCCTATTTCGCCGGCAAGCGCGAGGAAGCGAAGGCCGCCTATGAGCGCTGGCTGCCGCTGATCAACTACGAGAACCGTCAGTGCGGCTTGAGCGCCTGCAAGGTGATGATGCAGGCCGGCGGCGTGATCAAATCGGACGCTGTTCGCCATCCGCTTCAGCCGTTGCATCCGGCAACGCGGGCAGGGTTGCTCGAGCTCGCACAGGAGCGCGACGCGCTCGCGCTGCGCTGGGGGAAGTAG
- a CDS encoding selenium-binding family protein, translated as MTMRPDPTFHASPRLAMEAPAENFAYTLLLSPDFSKPDALAVIDVKPGSPTYSQIVHTVTMPNKGDEFHHFGWNACSSALSPLAGHAFIERRYLIIPGLRSSRIYIIDTKPDPTKAKIHKIIEPEEVFKKTGYSRPHTIHCGPDGIYVSTLGGGGKDGTNGPPGVFIMDCETFEVLGRWEIDRGPQTRHYDFWWNLPRDYMVTSEWALPPQFENGIVPEDLLSNKYGHSLHFWDLRARRNVQTIDLGANHQMALEVRPAHDPVREYGFVGVVVDTTNLEASIWTWWREGGKFHAEKTATIPPEPAPKEKLPPLLQGFGAVPPLVTDIDLSMDDRFLYVSCWGTGEMRQYDVSDPRKPKLAGSVHIGGIARRTPHPNGKAFAAGPQMVEISRDGRRVYWTNSLYSTWDDQFYPDGVPGVEVMANAGRDGGLELDKDYFVSFPDGYRAHQIRLEGGDCSTDSFCYPSA; from the coding sequence ATGACGATGAGGCCGGATCCCACCTTTCACGCATCGCCCAGGCTTGCGATGGAAGCACCTGCGGAGAACTTCGCCTACACGTTGCTGCTCAGTCCGGATTTCTCAAAGCCGGATGCTCTTGCGGTCATCGACGTCAAGCCCGGATCGCCGACCTATAGCCAGATCGTCCACACCGTGACGATGCCCAACAAGGGTGACGAGTTTCATCACTTCGGCTGGAATGCCTGCTCCTCCGCTCTGTCGCCGCTCGCCGGCCACGCCTTCATCGAGCGGCGCTATCTCATCATCCCCGGGCTGCGCTCGTCGCGCATCTACATCATCGATACCAAGCCCGATCCGACCAAAGCCAAGATCCACAAGATCATCGAACCCGAGGAAGTCTTCAAGAAGACCGGCTACTCGCGGCCGCACACGATCCATTGCGGGCCGGACGGCATTTATGTGAGCACGTTGGGCGGCGGCGGCAAGGACGGCACCAACGGACCTCCGGGCGTTTTCATCATGGATTGCGAGACGTTCGAGGTCCTCGGACGCTGGGAGATCGATCGTGGCCCGCAGACGCGGCACTATGATTTCTGGTGGAACTTGCCGCGCGACTACATGGTGACGAGCGAATGGGCGCTGCCGCCGCAGTTCGAGAACGGGATCGTTCCGGAAGATCTGCTGTCGAACAAATATGGCCATTCTCTCCACTTCTGGGATCTCCGCGCCCGGCGCAATGTGCAAACCATCGACCTCGGCGCCAATCATCAAATGGCGCTGGAGGTACGACCGGCGCACGATCCGGTTCGCGAATACGGCTTCGTCGGCGTCGTGGTCGACACCACGAACCTCGAAGCATCGATCTGGACCTGGTGGCGCGAAGGCGGAAAATTCCATGCCGAGAAGACGGCGACGATCCCGCCCGAGCCCGCGCCAAAGGAGAAGCTCCCGCCGCTGCTGCAGGGGTTTGGCGCGGTGCCGCCCCTGGTGACCGACATCGACCTGTCGATGGATGACCGGTTTCTCTATGTCTCGTGCTGGGGTACGGGTGAAATGCGCCAGTACGACGTCAGCGATCCCAGAAAGCCGAAGCTTGCGGGTTCGGTCCACATCGGCGGCATCGCGCGCCGCACCCCGCATCCAAATGGCAAGGCCTTTGCGGCAGGGCCGCAGATGGTCGAGATCAGCCGCGACGGCAGACGCGTGTACTGGACCAATTCGCTCTATTCCACCTGGGACGATCAGTTCTATCCCGACGGGGTTCCGGGCGTGGAGGTCATGGCCAATGCCGGTCGCGACGGCGGTCTCGAGCTCGACAAGGATTATTTCGTGAGCTTCCCCGACGGATATCGTGCGCACCAGATCAGGCTCGAGGGCGGCGATTGTTCGACGGACTCTTTTTGCTATCCGTCAGCCTAG
- a CDS encoding DUF1045 domain-containing protein: protein MTGFPRYAIYFAAGSDSALSRFGAELLGYDAYTGDELPFPRETVDVAPDWRDISADPRKYGFHGTLKAPMALAPGRTEAELAAACVAFACKARSIPMIRPVVDSISGFIAVIPAEPVDALEELAADCVRDFDSFRAALTAEDRARRRPEKLSERQRDYLDRWGYPYVMEEFRFHMTLTGRLDSERRGPILQMLRTRFAPLRLDTLAIDRLTLFKQDDAKARFRIIGEWALAS, encoded by the coding sequence ATGACAGGTTTTCCCCGCTACGCGATCTATTTTGCCGCAGGCAGCGACAGCGCCCTCTCCCGATTCGGCGCCGAGCTGCTCGGCTACGATGCCTATACCGGTGACGAGCTGCCGTTTCCGCGCGAGACAGTGGATGTGGCGCCGGACTGGCGCGATATCAGCGCGGATCCCCGCAAATACGGCTTTCACGGCACGCTGAAGGCGCCGATGGCGCTCGCGCCCGGCAGGACGGAAGCCGAGCTCGCGGCGGCCTGCGTGGCTTTCGCCTGCAAGGCTCGATCGATCCCGATGATCCGTCCGGTCGTCGATTCCATCAGCGGTTTCATTGCCGTCATTCCGGCCGAGCCGGTCGATGCGCTCGAAGAGCTCGCCGCCGATTGCGTCCGCGATTTCGATTCTTTTCGTGCTGCACTGACGGCGGAAGACCGTGCACGGCGCAGACCTGAGAAGCTGAGCGAGCGGCAGCGGGATTATCTCGACCGCTGGGGCTATCCCTATGTGATGGAAGAATTCCGCTTCCACATGACCCTCACCGGCCGGCTGGATTCAGAGCGCCGCGGACCGATCCTTCAGATGCTGCGGACCCGGTTTGCGCCGCTTCGTCTCGACACGCTGGCGATCGACCGCCTCACGCTATTCAAGCAGGACGACGCGAAGGCTCGCTTCCGCATCATCGGTGAGTGGGCGTTAGCAAGTTAG
- a CDS encoding alpha-D-ribose 1-methylphosphonate 5-triphosphate diphosphatase produces MTDIFLEGGRALIGAELVETSLGVSGTDIAHVDASRGRARLAIDARGLLVLPGIVDLHGDAFERQMMPRAGVDFPIDVALADSDRQAISNGITTVFHATTCSWEPGLRSADNARGLMEAIERQRPQFAADTRVHLRHETYNLDAEPEISQWLAEGRVDLFAFNDHMDGTVADMAKPRKRNRMVERTGLSSEDFDRLVERIVARAADVPASVSRLAAMARGAEVRMLSHDDATPVMRQEFRELGATIAEFPINEETARAAASHGDAIVYGAPNVVRGGSHTGWTRASDMIAKGLCSVLASDYYYPAQLLAAFRLAADGVLPLTEAWNLVSAGPAHATGLTDRGVLAEGRRADILLVDDSVKLRPRLIAVISGGKLVHLTDATRLLAAMTTPREAVVAA; encoded by the coding sequence GTGACAGACATATTCCTTGAAGGCGGCCGGGCCCTGATCGGCGCCGAGCTCGTCGAAACTTCGCTAGGCGTGTCCGGAACGGACATTGCGCATGTCGATGCCTCGCGCGGCCGTGCCCGGCTGGCGATCGATGCACGAGGCCTTCTGGTGCTGCCCGGCATCGTCGACCTGCATGGCGATGCCTTCGAGCGGCAGATGATGCCGCGCGCCGGCGTCGATTTTCCGATCGACGTCGCGCTTGCCGACAGTGATCGTCAGGCGATCAGCAACGGCATCACCACCGTCTTTCACGCCACGACCTGTTCATGGGAGCCGGGCCTGCGCAGCGCCGACAATGCGCGCGGCCTGATGGAGGCGATCGAGCGGCAGCGCCCGCAATTCGCCGCCGATACCCGCGTTCATCTGCGCCACGAGACCTACAATCTCGATGCCGAGCCTGAAATCAGCCAGTGGCTCGCCGAGGGCCGCGTCGACCTGTTCGCCTTCAACGACCACATGGACGGCACCGTGGCCGACATGGCCAAGCCCCGCAAGCGCAACCGCATGGTCGAGCGCACCGGCCTTTCGAGCGAGGATTTTGATCGGCTGGTCGAACGCATCGTCGCGCGCGCCGCCGACGTGCCGGCCTCAGTGTCGCGGCTCGCCGCGATGGCCCGCGGCGCTGAGGTGAGGATGCTCTCGCACGACGATGCGACGCCGGTGATGCGTCAGGAGTTTCGCGAGCTCGGCGCCACGATCGCCGAGTTTCCGATCAACGAGGAGACGGCGCGGGCGGCGGCAAGCCATGGCGATGCCATCGTCTACGGCGCGCCGAACGTCGTTCGCGGCGGCAGCCACACCGGCTGGACCAGGGCGTCGGACATGATCGCCAAGGGTCTCTGCTCGGTGCTGGCGTCCGATTATTACTATCCCGCACAGCTGCTCGCCGCATTTCGGCTTGCCGCCGACGGCGTGCTGCCGCTGACGGAAGCCTGGAACCTGGTCTCCGCCGGGCCTGCGCACGCAACCGGCCTTACCGATCGCGGCGTGCTCGCGGAAGGACGCCGTGCCGACATCCTTCTGGTCGATGACAGCGTGAAGCTGCGGCCGCGGCTCATCGCGGTGATATCAGGCGGCAAGCTCGTGCACCTCACCGATGCGACGCGGCTGCTCGCAGCAATGACGACACCGCGCGAGGCTGTCGTCGCGGCCTAA
- a CDS encoding chloramphenicol acetyltransferase, translated as MAAKALSVQPTIDPSAKLHDTRLGAYTEVGARTILHEVTMGDYSYVVNDAQITYTTVGKFCSIAAMTRINPGNHPMHRATQAHFTYRSSAYFEGESDDVEFFDWRRQHHIHIGHDVWIGHGAIVLPGRSIGTGAVIAAGAIVTKDVPAYTIVAGNPARIVRRRFSEEIAGRLARLAWWDWDHDKLREALPNFRKLGIEDFLSAYEARASSTTSKRSAVA; from the coding sequence ATGGCCGCCAAAGCTCTTTCGGTGCAACCGACGATCGACCCTTCCGCCAAGCTGCACGACACCAGGCTCGGTGCCTACACCGAGGTCGGGGCACGCACGATCCTGCATGAAGTGACGATGGGCGACTATTCTTATGTCGTGAACGACGCCCAGATCACCTACACGACCGTCGGAAAGTTCTGCTCGATCGCCGCGATGACGCGCATCAATCCCGGCAATCATCCGATGCATCGCGCGACCCAGGCGCATTTCACCTACCGCTCCAGCGCCTATTTCGAAGGCGAGAGCGACGACGTTGAGTTCTTCGACTGGCGGCGCCAGCATCACATCCATATCGGCCATGACGTCTGGATCGGCCATGGGGCCATTGTGCTGCCGGGACGCAGCATCGGCACCGGCGCGGTGATCGCGGCCGGCGCCATCGTCACCAAGGACGTGCCGGCCTACACCATCGTCGCCGGCAATCCGGCGCGCATCGTGAGGCGGCGATTCTCCGAGGAGATCGCCGGACGGCTCGCCAGGCTCGCCTGGTGGGACTGGGATCACGACAAATTGCGTGAAGCGCTGCCCAATTTCCGCAAGCTCGGGATTGAAGATTTCCTCTCGGCATACGAAGCACGGGCAAGCTCCACAACCAGCAAACGAAGCGCGGTCGCGTGA
- the phnC gene encoding phosphonate ABC transporter ATP-binding protein → MLVVEGLTCRFGAKAAVDDASFQISPGGFVGVIGRSGAGKSTLLRTINRLVTPTEGRIQFDGIDVTALRGKELRQWRARSAMIFQQFNLVGRLDVLTNVLMGRLATMPAWRSLSQIWPEQDKALAMSALEQFDIAALAAQRADQLSGGQQQRVAIARALVQQPDIILADEPIASLDPRNTKIVMDALLRINKHFGITVLCNLHSLDLARTYCDRLIGMAAGRVVFDGVPSELTDHVARELYDLEAADVMGGVPVPAPEGVPALGTAAAA, encoded by the coding sequence ATGCTGGTGGTGGAAGGTCTGACGTGTCGCTTCGGCGCGAAAGCCGCGGTGGACGACGCCTCGTTTCAAATTTCACCCGGCGGCTTCGTCGGCGTGATCGGACGATCCGGCGCCGGCAAGTCGACGCTGCTGCGGACCATCAACCGCCTGGTGACGCCGACTGAGGGGCGCATCCAGTTCGACGGTATCGACGTCACCGCGCTGCGCGGCAAGGAACTGCGGCAGTGGCGGGCGCGCTCTGCGATGATCTTTCAGCAGTTCAACCTGGTCGGCCGGCTCGATGTCCTCACCAACGTCCTGATGGGCCGTCTGGCAACGATGCCCGCCTGGCGCTCGCTGTCGCAAATCTGGCCGGAGCAGGACAAGGCGCTGGCGATGTCGGCCCTCGAGCAGTTCGACATTGCCGCGCTCGCCGCGCAGCGTGCCGACCAGCTCTCCGGCGGCCAGCAGCAGCGCGTCGCGATCGCCCGCGCCCTGGTGCAGCAGCCCGACATCATCCTCGCCGACGAGCCGATCGCTTCGCTCGACCCGCGCAACACCAAGATCGTCATGGACGCGCTGCTGCGCATCAACAAGCATTTCGGCATCACGGTGCTCTGCAACCTGCATTCGCTCGATCTCGCCCGCACCTATTGCGACCGCCTGATCGGCATGGCCGCCGGCCGCGTGGTGTTCGACGGCGTGCCGTCCGAGCTGACCGACCACGTTGCGCGCGAGCTCTATGATCTCGAAGCCGCCGACGTCATGGGCGGTGTGCCAGTCCCGGCGCCCGAGGGCGTTCCGGCGCTCGGAACCGCCGCGGCGGCCTGA
- the phnD gene encoding phosphonate ABC transporter substrate-binding protein produces the protein MITRRLVLAGAAALAFTASASAEDWKAKYPELTFAVVPAENASGVTERWAPFMSYLSKELGVKVTLRIANDYAAVIEGQRAGNIHIASYGSASFARARLTGVKTDAFANDINADGSTGYYSVFFVKASSAYKKVDDLKGKNLGLVDPNSTSGNNVPRFELDKMGIPDADTYFSKVVFTGSHENAMLALAQGTVDVAANQWTTDDDSTLAQMLTKGMLKNADGSAMKKDDFRIIHKSAPIINGPYAYNSDLPDDAKAAIEKAFFDAPAKDKAAFDRLQDGQKKGFHHATTKDWDGTIELIKFVDALRKKKAS, from the coding sequence ATGATCACTCGCAGACTCGTTCTTGCCGGCGCCGCCGCGCTCGCGTTCACCGCTTCCGCTTCTGCCGAAGACTGGAAAGCCAAATATCCCGAGCTGACCTTCGCGGTCGTCCCGGCCGAGAACGCCTCGGGCGTCACCGAGCGCTGGGCGCCGTTCATGAGCTATCTCTCCAAGGAATTGGGCGTGAAGGTCACGCTGCGCATTGCCAACGACTACGCCGCCGTGATCGAAGGCCAGCGCGCCGGCAACATCCATATCGCCAGCTACGGCTCGGCTTCGTTCGCCCGCGCCCGCCTGACCGGCGTCAAGACCGACGCTTTCGCCAACGACATCAACGCCGACGGCTCGACCGGCTACTATTCGGTGTTCTTCGTCAAGGCGAGCAGTGCCTACAAGAAGGTCGACGACCTCAAGGGCAAGAACCTCGGCCTCGTCGATCCGAACTCGACGTCGGGCAACAACGTGCCGCGCTTCGAGCTCGACAAGATGGGCATCCCGGATGCCGACACCTATTTCAGCAAGGTCGTCTTCACCGGCAGCCACGAGAACGCGATGCTGGCGCTGGCGCAGGGCACGGTCGACGTCGCGGCCAACCAGTGGACCACCGACGACGATTCGACGCTGGCGCAGATGCTGACCAAGGGCATGCTGAAGAATGCCGACGGCTCGGCGATGAAGAAAGACGACTTCCGCATCATCCACAAGTCGGCACCGATCATCAACGGTCCCTACGCCTACAACTCCGACCTGCCTGATGACGCCAAGGCGGCCATCGAGAAGGCCTTCTTCGACGCGCCGGCGAAGGACAAGGCGGCGTTCGATCGCCTCCAGGACGGCCAGAAGAAGGGTTTTCATCACGCCACCACCAAGGACTGGGATGGCACGATCGAGCTGATCAAGTTCGTCGACGCGCTGCGTAAGAAGAAGGCGTCCTGA
- the phnE gene encoding phosphonate ABC transporter, permease protein PhnE produces MTVAVSILPEQQLAVLDAAYRQAVARRRWRLLLGAVVFAAALLLAAVGAEVNLRTLFTYFGNFISYFDRIFTLDSGQRVWTDLGEWFWGWRKWLKMLGETLLISYVGTLIGATFAFALNFLAAENTSPAPWLRFVVRRLLEFARTVPGIVFALVFVIAFGLGPMAGVLAIAIHSTGALGKLFSEIVENADMKPVEGIRSTGASWLSCMRFAIVPQVTAGYASYALLRFEINVREASVMGFVGAGGIGQELVVAIRKFYYSDVSAILITIIVTVFIIDITTGWLRGRLFGKEARS; encoded by the coding sequence ATGACAGTCGCGGTTTCGATCCTTCCCGAGCAACAGCTTGCCGTGCTCGACGCCGCCTATCGCCAGGCGGTCGCGCGCCGCCGGTGGCGTCTCCTGTTGGGAGCCGTGGTCTTCGCCGCGGCGCTGCTTCTGGCCGCGGTCGGCGCCGAAGTGAATCTGCGCACGCTGTTCACCTACTTCGGCAATTTCATCAGCTATTTCGATCGCATCTTCACGCTCGACAGCGGCCAGCGCGTCTGGACCGATCTCGGCGAGTGGTTTTGGGGCTGGCGCAAATGGCTGAAGATGCTCGGCGAGACGCTGCTGATCTCTTATGTCGGCACGTTGATCGGCGCGACCTTCGCCTTCGCCCTCAACTTCCTCGCGGCCGAAAACACCTCGCCCGCGCCCTGGCTGCGCTTCGTGGTGCGGCGCCTGCTCGAATTTGCCCGCACCGTTCCCGGCATCGTGTTCGCGCTGGTCTTCGTCATCGCCTTTGGGTTAGGGCCGATGGCCGGCGTGCTCGCGATCGCGATCCATTCCACCGGTGCGCTCGGAAAACTGTTCTCGGAGATTGTCGAGAACGCCGACATGAAGCCGGTCGAAGGCATCCGCTCGACCGGTGCGAGCTGGCTCTCCTGCATGCGCTTTGCGATCGTGCCGCAGGTGACCGCGGGCTATGCCAGCTACGCGCTGCTGCGCTTCGAGATCAACGTGCGCGAGGCCTCCGTGATGGGCTTTGTCGGTGCCGGCGGCATCGGCCAGGAGCTGGTCGTCGCCATCCGCAAGTTCTATTATTCGGACGTCAGCGCCATCCTGATCACCATCATCGTCACGGTCTTCATCATCGACATCACCACCGGCTGGCTGCGCGGCCGCCTGTTCGGCAAGGAGGCGCGGTCGTGA
- the phnE gene encoding phosphonate ABC transporter, permease protein PhnE produces the protein MTPQEVDTAALRARYPDVFDRPASARLAMPAMIVAALAILAYGLVDLDFSPSRFFAGLSQLGWISLMMIPPDPGSSLPVYLKALGETLSIALLGTTLAAVFALPISLLAARNIVPSSILRFPVRRFLDSIRGVDTLIWALVWINVVGLGPFAGVLAIAVSDFGAFGKLFSEAIEGADQKQVEGIRAAGGNSLHEIRFGLLPQVLPVIAGQVLYFIESNTRSATIIGIVGAGGIGLQLAEQIRVLEWQRVSFLILMILVAVAAIDFISGKLRFAIIGQRAVA, from the coding sequence GTGACGCCGCAGGAGGTCGACACCGCCGCGCTTCGCGCGCGCTACCCTGATGTGTTCGACCGGCCGGCTTCGGCGCGGCTCGCCATGCCGGCGATGATCGTCGCGGCGCTCGCGATCCTGGCCTATGGCCTGGTCGATCTCGACTTCTCGCCGTCGCGGTTCTTCGCCGGCCTCAGCCAGCTCGGCTGGATCAGCCTGATGATGATCCCGCCAGATCCCGGCTCCTCGCTGCCGGTCTATCTGAAGGCGCTGGGCGAGACGCTGTCGATCGCGCTGCTCGGCACCACGCTCGCCGCCGTGTTCGCGCTCCCGATCAGTCTGCTGGCCGCGCGCAACATCGTGCCGTCGAGCATCCTGCGCTTCCCGGTGCGCCGATTCCTGGATTCGATCCGCGGCGTCGACACGCTGATCTGGGCGCTGGTGTGGATCAACGTGGTCGGGCTCGGCCCGTTCGCCGGCGTGCTCGCCATCGCGGTGTCGGATTTCGGCGCCTTCGGAAAGCTGTTCTCGGAGGCGATCGAGGGCGCCGACCAGAAGCAGGTCGAAGGCATCCGCGCCGCCGGCGGCAACTCGCTGCACGAAATCCGGTTCGGCCTGTTGCCGCAGGTCCTGCCTGTCATCGCCGGCCAGGTGCTCTACTTCATCGAATCCAACACGCGCTCGGCCACCATCATCGGTATCGTCGGTGCCGGCGGCATCGGCCTCCAGCTCGCCGAGCAGATCCGTGTGCTGGAATGGCAGAGGGTATCGTTCCTGATCCTGATGATCCTGGTCGCGGTGGCCGCGATCGATTTCATCTCGGGCAAGCTGCGGTTTGCGATCATCGGACAAAGGGCAGTGGCCTAG
- the phnF gene encoding phosphonate metabolism transcriptional regulator PhnF, with protein MSMQDTASSGVALWRLVADGIERGIADGRFAAGDKLPGEMEIAETYRVNRHTVRRALAALAERGLVRAERGSGTYVEAQKLAYPLRSRTRFSEIVGAGGREPRGQLIEASEDVATRELARELGLKAGAPLVRIEAIRLADHTPICVSTTWLSAELFPGAGEVFAATRSMTKLLEHYGIRDYRRGATRITAGIVDATDAARLDLALGRPILVVDATDQDLDGKPLVTKHSRFAAERVEFLVES; from the coding sequence ATGAGCATGCAGGACACAGCCTCTTCGGGCGTCGCTTTGTGGCGCCTCGTTGCCGACGGCATCGAGCGTGGCATTGCCGACGGCCGCTTTGCCGCGGGCGACAAGCTGCCGGGCGAGATGGAGATCGCCGAAACCTATCGCGTGAACCGCCACACCGTGCGGCGCGCGCTGGCCGCCCTTGCCGAGCGCGGCCTCGTGCGCGCCGAACGCGGCAGCGGAACCTACGTCGAGGCGCAGAAGCTCGCCTATCCGCTGCGCTCGCGCACGCGTTTCTCCGAGATCGTCGGCGCCGGCGGCCGCGAGCCGCGCGGCCAGTTGATCGAGGCGTCCGAGGACGTTGCGACCCGCGAGCTGGCGCGCGAGCTGGGCTTGAAGGCCGGCGCGCCGCTGGTGCGAATCGAAGCGATCCGCCTCGCCGATCACACGCCGATCTGCGTCTCCACGACCTGGCTGTCAGCGGAATTGTTTCCGGGCGCGGGCGAGGTCTTTGCCGCGACGCGCTCGATGACGAAGCTGCTGGAGCATTACGGCATTCGCGACTACCGCCGCGGTGCGACCCGGATCACGGCAGGCATCGTCGACGCGACCGACGCCGCACGGCTCGATCTCGCATTGGGGCGTCCGATCCTGGTGGTCGATGCGACCGACCAAGATCTCGACGGCAAGCCGCTGGTGACCAAGCACTCGCGGTTCGCGGCGGAGCGGGTGGAGTTTCTGGTGGAGTCGTGA
- the phnG gene encoding phosphonate C-P lyase system protein PhnG: MDQVTQHDNQQAQRKAAMAVLAHAEAGEIAARLRTIPLPSHQDLREGENGLVMLRGRVGGDGAPFNLGEATVSRAAVKLASGEVGFGYTLGRDGEKARLIALCDALVQSGDFGAAVERNVIAPLREQLMIRRQQAAAETAATKVDFYTMVRGEG; encoded by the coding sequence GTGGATCAGGTGACGCAGCACGACAACCAGCAAGCCCAGCGCAAGGCCGCGATGGCCGTGCTGGCGCACGCGGAGGCGGGCGAGATCGCCGCTCGCCTCCGCACAATTCCCCTGCCCAGTCACCAGGACCTGCGCGAAGGCGAAAACGGGCTCGTCATGCTGCGCGGCCGGGTCGGCGGCGATGGTGCGCCGTTCAACCTCGGCGAGGCCACGGTGTCGCGCGCCGCGGTCAAGCTTGCGAGTGGCGAGGTCGGTTTCGGTTACACGCTCGGGCGCGACGGTGAGAAGGCGCGGCTGATCGCGCTGTGCGACGCGCTGGTGCAGTCCGGCGATTTCGGTGCGGCCGTCGAGCGCAACGTTATCGCGCCGTTGCGCGAGCAGCTTATGATTCGCAGGCAGCAGGCGGCGGCCGAGACCGCCGCGACGAAGGTTGATTTCTACACCATGGTGCGCGGTGAGGGGTGA
- the phnH gene encoding phosphonate C-P lyase system protein PhnH, translated as MTTIAELPPGFADKVLSAQSTFRSVMDAMARPGSVQRIVPMAGTPDTVMRGTAAIALTLFDHDTPLWLDARMSESSDVVKWLKFHTGAPVVQDTSIASFALISDGSALPPLERFALGTNEYPDRSTTLILQVDGLGSGRSFELRGPGIDGAATLHASIKPFDLFERLRMNEPLFPRGIDVVLVADDAVVAIPRTTRVANKGS; from the coding sequence ATGACCACGATTGCGGAACTGCCGCCGGGATTCGCCGACAAGGTGTTGTCGGCGCAATCGACCTTTCGCTCGGTGATGGATGCGATGGCGCGGCCGGGATCGGTCCAGCGCATCGTGCCGATGGCGGGAACGCCTGATACGGTGATGCGAGGCACCGCCGCGATCGCGCTGACGCTGTTCGATCACGACACGCCGCTCTGGCTCGACGCGCGCATGTCGGAAAGCTCCGATGTGGTGAAATGGCTCAAGTTCCACACCGGTGCGCCGGTGGTGCAGGACACGTCGATTGCAAGCTTCGCGCTGATCAGCGACGGCTCCGCGCTTCCGCCGCTCGAGCGTTTCGCACTCGGCACCAACGAATATCCGGATCGCTCGACCACGCTGATCCTCCAGGTCGATGGTCTGGGCTCGGGACGCAGCTTCGAGCTGCGCGGTCCCGGCATCGACGGCGCCGCGACGCTCCACGCGTCGATCAAGCCGTTCGATCTGTTCGAGCGCCTGCGCATGAACGAGCCGCTGTTTCCGCGCGGCATCGATGTAGTGCTGGTCGCCGATGATGCCGTGGTCGCGATCCCCCGCACCACGCGTGTCGCGAACAAGGGAAGCTGA